A genomic stretch from Desulfotignum balticum DSM 7044 includes:
- a CDS encoding TetR/AcrR family transcriptional regulator: MRNKSDLEEKILETALKLFVRKGYHGTSINDIMAQIGMTKGAFYSHFESKGVLFLMLIQVFKVHFFDNMVADIDALRGNALEKINRIFNFLVKFGTENKDLCVFLTFQSPELNTDIDFEPELRRIYQNYQKFISLLIKQGITEGIFKKELHPDLTALTFMALNDGVFNHWWRLDSSQYIDAEAYIRTFNHIFVSGICSPASFKKECESGNAHLCADFNIEKS, encoded by the coding sequence TTGAGAAACAAAAGCGATCTTGAAGAAAAAATACTTGAAACAGCACTGAAGCTGTTTGTCAGAAAAGGATATCATGGCACTTCCATCAATGACATCATGGCACAGATAGGAATGACAAAGGGTGCGTTTTACAGTCATTTTGAAAGCAAGGGCGTTTTATTTCTGATGCTGATACAAGTATTTAAAGTACATTTTTTTGATAATATGGTGGCAGATATCGATGCGTTAAGAGGAAATGCCCTGGAAAAAATAAATCGCATTTTCAATTTTCTTGTAAAATTCGGCACAGAAAATAAAGATCTTTGTGTATTTTTGACGTTTCAATCTCCTGAATTGAATACGGATATCGACTTTGAGCCTGAATTGAGACGTATTTATCAGAACTATCAAAAGTTCATCAGCCTATTGATAAAACAGGGAATCACAGAAGGGATCTTTAAAAAAGAGCTGCATCCGGATTTGACCGCCCTGACATTTATGGCGCTCAATGATGGGGTATTCAATCATTGGTGGCGCTTGGACAGCAGTCAATATATCGATGCCGAGGCATATATCCGTACATTTAACCATATCTTTGTCAGTGGTATTTGTTCACCCGCTTCCTTTAAAAAAGAGTGTGAATCAGGTAACGCGCATTTGTGCGCAGATTTTAATATAGAAAAATCATAA
- a CDS encoding UbiX family flavin prenyltransferase: MKRIIVGMSGASGAIYGIRLLEVLSEMDIETHLVISEAAQKTIEIETAWSVEKVRSLANTCSGNKDIGANIASGSFLNEGMVVIPCAIKTLSGIANSYNDNLMVRAADVTLKERRKLVIVPRETPFHKGHLRLMMAAADLGATILPPVPAFYCQPKTIDDIVNHLVGKVLDMFHLEHNLFRRWGSEETSVV; encoded by the coding sequence ATGAAAAGAATAATTGTGGGTATGTCCGGTGCTTCCGGCGCAATTTATGGGATTCGGCTTCTGGAGGTTCTTTCTGAAATGGATATTGAAACGCACCTGGTGATTTCAGAAGCAGCACAAAAAACCATTGAAATCGAAACAGCATGGTCTGTGGAAAAGGTGAGAAGTCTTGCAAACACCTGTAGTGGAAACAAAGATATCGGTGCAAATATCGCCAGTGGATCTTTTCTTAACGAAGGGATGGTGGTGATTCCCTGCGCTATCAAAACACTGTCCGGTATCGCCAATTCCTATAATGATAATTTGATGGTTCGTGCTGCTGATGTCACTCTCAAAGAGAGGCGTAAACTGGTCATTGTCCCCAGAGAAACTCCTTTTCACAAGGGGCATCTGAGGCTGATGATGGCGGCTGCCGATCTGGGAGCCACGATCCTTCCGCCGGTTCCGGCATTCTATTGTCAGCCAAAGACAATTGATGACATTGTCAATCACCTGGTAGGCAAAGTGCTGGACATGTTTCATCTTGAGCACAATTTGTTTCGTCGCTGGGGAAGCGAAGAAACGTCGGTGGTTTAA
- the istB gene encoding IS21-like element helper ATPase IstB, with product MKDITDFLSYLKLPFIRENYEVMGKTAARNQWDHIQYLSELVEQESNLRRDRSIQRRIKQARFPVIKTMDQFDWSWPKKINQAQVKNLFRLKCIEEKSNIVLIGSVGVGKSHIATALGYQACLKNHTVLFASAIDAVNNLIAAQHTGRLKQELKTYLKPSLLIMDELGYLPIDKNGADLLFQIISERYERGAIVITTNRVFKEWPEIFNNDSTLTSALLDRLLHHTEAVVIEGDSYRMRKTAKE from the coding sequence ATGAAAGATATCACTGATTTTCTGTCATATCTGAAACTGCCCTTTATCCGTGAAAACTATGAAGTCATGGGAAAAACGGCAGCCCGCAACCAGTGGGACCATATTCAATACTTATCGGAACTGGTGGAACAGGAGTCCAACCTGCGCCGGGACCGGTCTATCCAGCGTCGGATCAAACAGGCACGGTTCCCGGTCATCAAAACCATGGATCAGTTTGACTGGTCCTGGCCGAAAAAGATCAACCAGGCCCAGGTAAAGAATCTGTTCCGCCTCAAGTGTATCGAGGAAAAAAGCAACATCGTCCTTATCGGTTCCGTGGGCGTGGGAAAAAGCCATATTGCCACCGCTCTTGGTTATCAGGCCTGCCTGAAAAATCATACGGTCCTGTTTGCCTCAGCTATTGATGCGGTGAACAATCTGATCGCCGCCCAGCATACGGGGCGTTTGAAACAGGAGCTGAAAACGTATCTCAAGCCTTCTTTGCTGATCATGGACGAACTGGGGTACTTGCCCATTGATAAAAACGGTGCCGATCTGTTGTTCCAGATCATCAGTGAAAGATATGAACGGGGAGCCATTGTGATCACCACAAACCGGGTGTTCAAGGAGTGGCCGGAAATCTTCAACAATGACAGTACGCTGACCTCCGCTTTACTGGATCGCCTTCTACACCATACAGAAGCGGTTGTAATCGAGGGTGACAGCTATAGAATGAGGAAAACAGCGAAAGAATAA
- the istA gene encoding IS21 family transposase, whose translation MIDYETYVRIRTLFTRDGLNYSQIAEELALDHRTVARWANEKQYLPRRSARKASKLDPFKNDIVRMLEKHSYTGRQVFQRIQENGFDGGITIVNDYVRKIRPPRVTPYLKLVFAPGECAQVDWGSFGNVRVGSTSRRLSFFVMVLCHSRMMYVEFTVSQTMEHFLGCHQNAFHFFGCVPQKIMVDNLKSAVLKRGIGKEPVFNPRYMDFANHYGFKIVPCNVGKGNEKGIVENAVGYVKKNLLNGLDISDFKIMKPLVRHWLDTVANVRNHGETGQRPVDMFTEEKVSLQPLPVEPYDIGTVSQARANRQFRVTIDTNRYSVPAQLAGVRLTVKLYPDRLCFYHDNKLVARHVRSYDRRCDYEHPDHPKVLLAQRRKARDQKIFMRFLSLSDKSQEYYRQMEQRRMNPFHHIRQIVALSEIYSSEQVKRAIDDALHFKAFSCDYIANLLEQRSRQVEEPGALHLTRNSDLLDLTIQQPDLSIYDLGGDK comes from the coding sequence ATGATTGATTATGAAACCTATGTCCGGATCAGGACCTTATTTACCCGGGATGGACTCAATTACAGTCAGATTGCCGAGGAACTTGCGCTGGATCACCGGACAGTTGCCCGGTGGGCCAATGAAAAACAGTATCTGCCCAGACGATCGGCCAGAAAAGCCAGCAAACTGGACCCTTTTAAAAACGATATCGTACGGATGCTTGAAAAGCATTCTTATACTGGAAGACAGGTGTTCCAGCGCATACAGGAGAATGGTTTTGACGGCGGCATCACCATTGTGAACGATTATGTGCGTAAAATCCGGCCGCCCCGGGTAACGCCGTATCTAAAACTGGTGTTTGCTCCCGGCGAGTGCGCCCAGGTGGACTGGGGCAGCTTTGGCAATGTGCGGGTGGGGTCCACCAGCAGAAGGTTGAGTTTTTTTGTCATGGTGTTGTGCCACAGCCGCATGATGTATGTGGAATTCACCGTGTCCCAGACCATGGAGCACTTTTTGGGATGCCATCAGAATGCCTTTCATTTTTTTGGCTGTGTGCCTCAGAAGATCATGGTGGACAATCTCAAATCAGCGGTACTGAAAAGAGGCATCGGCAAGGAACCGGTCTTCAATCCCCGGTATATGGACTTTGCCAACCATTACGGGTTTAAAATTGTTCCCTGTAATGTGGGAAAAGGCAATGAAAAAGGCATTGTTGAAAATGCCGTCGGATATGTCAAAAAGAACCTGCTCAATGGTTTGGATATCTCTGATTTTAAAATCATGAAACCGCTTGTTCGGCACTGGCTTGATACGGTGGCCAATGTCCGGAACCACGGAGAAACCGGCCAAAGACCTGTGGATATGTTCACAGAAGAAAAAGTAAGTCTTCAACCGCTGCCGGTGGAACCGTATGATATTGGTACGGTCAGTCAGGCCCGGGCGAACCGTCAGTTCAGGGTGACCATCGATACCAATCGATACAGTGTGCCGGCCCAGCTGGCCGGAGTCAGGCTGACAGTAAAACTGTATCCCGACCGGTTGTGTTTTTACCACGACAACAAGCTGGTGGCCCGGCATGTCAGGAGCTATGACCGCCGCTGCGATTATGAACATCCGGATCATCCCAAGGTGCTTCTGGCTCAACGGAGAAAAGCCAGGGATCAGAAGATATTCATGCGTTTCTTAAGTCTGTCTGACAAATCTCAGGAGTACTACCGGCAGATGGAACAGCGCCGGATGAATCCGTTCCACCATATCCGCCAGATCGTTGCCCTGTCCGAAATTTACTCTTCAGAACAGGTAAAACGGGCTATCGATGATGCCCTTCATTTTAAAGCCTTTTCCTGCGATTATATCGCCAACCTTCTGGAGCAGCGGTCCCGGCAGGTGGAAGAACCGGGTGCGCTTCACCTGACCCGGAACAGCGACCTTCTGGATTTAACCATCCAGCAACCGGATCTGTCCATTTACGATTTAGGGGGTGACAAATGA
- a CDS encoding alpha-hydroxy-acid oxidizing protein, whose translation MCSQSRFPVMVKETGCGIDGESAHHLASTCVACIDVAGAGGISFTKVELCRRADQGQSRLQRLEEWSILTADSLQQCRSVTGGIPLIASGGLRTEIECAKAIVMGASLVGFALPLLRAASQSVDCLSVVGEELRRVMLLVGAKDLAALRKAALVPYN comes from the coding sequence ATCTGTTCGCAATCTCGTTTTCCGGTCATGGTTAAGGAAACCGGTTGCGGAATCGACGGTGAATCTGCCCATCATCTGGCATCAACATGTGTGGCATGCATTGATGTGGCTGGAGCAGGAGGGATTTCTTTCACCAAAGTGGAATTATGCCGAAGGGCCGATCAGGGCCAATCCCGATTACAGAGATTGGAAGAGTGGAGCATACTGACGGCAGACTCTTTACAGCAGTGCCGAAGTGTTACCGGTGGTATCCCTCTAATCGCCTCCGGCGGCCTGCGCACCGAGATAGAATGTGCCAAGGCTATTGTCATGGGCGCTTCGCTGGTGGGATTCGCCTTGCCTTTGCTTCGGGCGGCCAGTCAGTCGGTCGATTGTCTTTCGGTAGTGGGGGAGGAATTGAGAAGAGTGATGCTTCTGGTGGGTGCCAAAGATCTTGCAGCTCTCAGAAAAGCAGCGCTGGTGCCGTATAATTGA
- a CDS encoding SphA family protein: MKKKSVQRMKKTGGAFLILLILLCTTPSAIMANHQNPTLNWGSTDFLDALNPGYGWIFNPKTLMYSGEFKDGNGQSLPGDNELDLVAFIPQLIYIPKLPLPYNLKFGVQALMPIVSLNVNSDIGLNSDSNLIGDLCAGPFIGSSIPLAKDWAFHWFAEFDVYAPTGSYDQNAAINPGANFWTFEPFIAMTLQMPHGFEFSTRQHYTWNSKNKDYMNPAITGDFNEHDLEPGDLWHFNWSFSKSLDFIDPRLRLGVVGYYGKQLTNDQIDGVDIPNSKEKVFAIGPGIGYVHTPEGAKKPPVIFSLKAYWESGVENRTEGRGVFFRTIIPF; this comes from the coding sequence ATGAAAAAGAAGAGTGTGCAAAGGATGAAAAAAACTGGCGGAGCGTTTCTGATTTTATTGATTTTGCTCTGCACAACACCATCGGCAATAATGGCCAACCATCAAAACCCGACCCTCAACTGGGGAAGCACCGATTTTCTGGATGCGCTGAATCCTGGATATGGATGGATTTTTAATCCCAAAACACTGATGTATAGCGGCGAATTCAAGGACGGAAACGGGCAGAGTCTGCCGGGAGACAACGAGCTGGATCTGGTTGCATTCATCCCTCAACTCATTTATATCCCGAAACTTCCATTGCCCTATAACCTTAAATTCGGGGTACAGGCATTGATGCCGATCGTTTCCCTCAATGTCAATTCCGATATCGGTCTTAATTCAGACAGCAATTTGATAGGCGATTTGTGTGCAGGTCCTTTTATCGGCAGTTCGATTCCCCTGGCAAAAGATTGGGCCTTTCACTGGTTTGCCGAATTCGACGTATACGCACCGACCGGTTCTTACGATCAAAACGCTGCAATTAATCCTGGCGCAAATTTCTGGACATTCGAACCTTTTATTGCGATGACACTCCAGATGCCGCATGGGTTTGAATTCAGTACCCGGCAGCATTATACCTGGAATTCCAAAAACAAGGATTATATGAATCCGGCGATTACAGGTGATTTCAATGAACATGATCTCGAACCAGGCGATCTCTGGCATTTTAACTGGTCGTTCTCAAAATCACTCGATTTCATAGACCCCAGACTTCGATTGGGTGTTGTCGGCTATTATGGAAAGCAGCTCACAAACGATCAAATAGATGGAGTTGACATCCCGAATTCCAAAGAAAAGGTCTTTGCCATCGGCCCCGGGATCGGGTATGTACATACCCCGGAAGGTGCGAAAAAACCACCCGTTATCTTTTCTTTAAAAGCTTACTGGGAAAGTGGCGTTGAAAACCGCACAGAAGGAAGAGGGGTTTTCTTTCGTACCATTATTCCTTTTTGA
- a CDS encoding MFS transporter produces the protein MRNEESLSQAAADKLFTHDFVLVFVAFFLFQTAYMAMIPTLPVYFNKLGSNENEVGLLVGILGIAALVSRFFVGAILTVYSEKKVMLTGITLFAGSLLLLIVFRHFWPLFIVRIVQGIAFAAVHTAAFTYAMKTVSPSHQGQGLAYFTLSTYLAMGISAPSGISLANRYNFIVFFVTFACLCLCSFLLACMIKNRKKMDTSEQNFNSYFVHLIEWRIVVPAISAMIQMFIYGAVSAFFPLYALMCGVSNPGLFFSACALVTIMSRAFGGKILDIYNKETMIEVLILIMMAALILLSVSKNLPMFILVGLIYGTGMAFFMPASMLHAFEYSGASDGPAVATFNASYDIGMALGPAVMGLIIPITGYPIMFLCLAFICIIDLFYFQFCVRKHDSTNFL, from the coding sequence ATGCGTAATGAAGAAAGTCTATCTCAGGCAGCTGCCGATAAATTGTTCACTCATGATTTCGTTCTTGTGTTTGTTGCGTTTTTTCTTTTTCAAACGGCTTATATGGCGATGATCCCGACCTTGCCTGTCTATTTTAACAAATTGGGTTCCAATGAAAACGAAGTGGGCCTGCTTGTGGGTATCTTGGGGATTGCCGCGCTTGTCTCCCGTTTTTTTGTCGGAGCCATCCTGACTGTATATTCAGAAAAAAAGGTCATGCTGACAGGCATCACCCTCTTTGCGGGTTCTCTACTTTTGTTGATCGTTTTCCGTCACTTCTGGCCACTTTTCATTGTGCGAATTGTTCAGGGAATCGCCTTTGCCGCCGTTCATACGGCAGCCTTTACCTATGCAATGAAAACCGTATCACCTTCTCATCAGGGTCAGGGACTGGCTTATTTTACATTGTCGACCTATCTGGCCATGGGAATATCTGCACCGTCTGGAATTTCTCTTGCCAATCGATACAACTTCATTGTTTTTTTTGTGACTTTTGCCTGTCTGTGCCTCTGTTCATTTTTACTGGCCTGTATGATAAAGAATCGAAAAAAAATGGATACTTCTGAACAGAACTTCAATTCTTATTTTGTTCATCTGATTGAATGGCGGATCGTTGTTCCCGCCATTTCAGCGATGATTCAGATGTTTATTTATGGAGCGGTCTCCGCTTTTTTCCCGCTTTATGCACTTATGTGCGGTGTGTCAAATCCCGGTCTCTTTTTTTCTGCTTGCGCGTTGGTGACAATTATGAGCCGGGCATTTGGCGGGAAGATTCTTGATATATACAACAAGGAAACGATGATTGAGGTTCTCATTCTAATTATGATGGCGGCATTGATATTGCTTTCCGTATCAAAAAATCTTCCCATGTTTATTTTGGTCGGATTGATATACGGAACAGGTATGGCTTTTTTTATGCCGGCATCCATGCTGCACGCCTTTGAATACTCAGGTGCTTCTGACGGGCCCGCAGTGGCAACGTTTAACGCATCCTACGACATCGGTATGGCTTTAGGCCCGGCAGTCATGGGTTTGATTATTCCTATCACGGGGTATCCAATCATGTTTCTCTGCCTTGCTTTCATCTGTATCATCGACCTCTTTTATTTTCAATTTTGCGTGAGGAAACATGACAGTACAAATTTTTTATAA
- a CDS encoding amidohydrolase — protein sequence MSGKDRLVEFQSRKTIFIDCKGRTLLPGFIDPHFHFHAFAASLVSIDLSSKEGVRSIKDIQSKIKACRLQSRPGSWIRAQKYCEFDLKEKRHPNRWDIDQAVCDFPVKLTHRSGHAHVLNSLGLTLAGISRSTPDPPGGMIDRDLHTGDPTGLLYEMGGYLSKCIPRPEADQFEHAVKMAGNELIASGITSFQDASIGNGTDEWHAFHNWIQKKLIQHHVTMMLGADTFDIHGRDIFFGLTAGPRLQLGGVKIILDETTGSLHPEQRQLNEKVLEIHRAGQQVAIHAIEANAVESACLAIEHALKRFPRTDHRHRIEHCSVCPSQLAGRLASAGIWVVTQPSFVYFNGKRYLETVPRQQHAFLYPIKSLLDKGISVAAGSDAPVAPLDPFAGIYSAVTRCCETGERIGENNAISVMDALAMMTIKAAMACRHEMVKGSISPGKRADMILVDQDPTKVDLEDLKTLKVQKTILGGEFFDTCL from the coding sequence GTGTCGGGTAAAGACCGCTTGGTTGAATTTCAATCCAGGAAAACGATTTTTATCGATTGTAAAGGGCGCACTCTGCTTCCCGGATTCATAGATCCTCATTTTCATTTTCATGCATTTGCAGCCAGTCTGGTGTCTATAGACCTCTCGTCAAAGGAAGGGGTCAGATCCATCAAAGATATTCAGTCGAAAATTAAAGCCTGTCGGTTGCAATCACGCCCCGGTTCCTGGATCCGTGCACAGAAATACTGTGAATTCGATCTCAAAGAAAAAAGACATCCAAATCGATGGGATATTGATCAGGCTGTCTGCGATTTTCCGGTAAAGCTGACGCATCGGTCAGGTCACGCCCATGTCCTGAACAGTCTGGGGTTGACACTTGCAGGTATTTCAAGATCTACACCGGATCCACCCGGCGGAATGATCGACAGAGATCTTCACACCGGAGATCCCACCGGACTGCTTTACGAGATGGGTGGATATTTATCAAAGTGCATTCCTCGCCCGGAAGCCGATCAATTTGAACACGCAGTCAAAATGGCCGGAAATGAGCTCATTGCTTCTGGTATCACCTCATTTCAGGATGCTTCAATAGGAAACGGCACGGACGAGTGGCATGCGTTTCATAACTGGATTCAGAAAAAACTGATACAACATCACGTGACCATGATGTTGGGAGCAGATACATTTGACATTCATGGCAGAGATATCTTTTTCGGTTTAACGGCCGGTCCAAGACTGCAGCTGGGAGGTGTAAAAATCATCCTGGATGAAACCACTGGATCACTTCATCCAGAGCAGAGACAGCTCAATGAGAAAGTTCTTGAAATCCATCGGGCGGGGCAGCAGGTAGCTATTCATGCCATTGAGGCAAATGCGGTCGAATCGGCGTGCCTGGCCATTGAGCATGCGTTGAAACGGTTTCCAAGAACAGATCACCGGCACCGGATCGAACACTGTTCAGTGTGTCCATCCCAGCTGGCCGGACGTTTGGCCTCAGCCGGTATCTGGGTTGTGACCCAGCCTTCATTTGTTTATTTCAATGGAAAGCGATATCTTGAAACCGTTCCCCGACAGCAACATGCATTTCTCTACCCAATTAAATCCCTGCTGGATAAGGGCATTTCGGTTGCGGCAGGTTCAGATGCCCCTGTTGCCCCCTTGGATCCGTTTGCAGGGATTTATTCGGCCGTAACCCGGTGTTGTGAAACCGGTGAACGCATCGGGGAAAATAACGCCATCAGCGTAATGGATGCCCTTGCCATGATGACGATCAAAGCGGCCATGGCATGCCGTCACGAAATGGTTAAAGGGTCCATTTCTCCGGGTAAACGGGCAGACATGATTCTTGTGGATCAGGATCCGACAAAGGTCGACCTCGAAGATCTCAAAACACTTAAAGTGCAAAAGACGATTTTGGGTGGAGAGTTCTTTGATACTTGTTTATGA
- a CDS encoding TetR/AcrR family transcriptional regulator — protein sequence MKNKNNTTEETILKKSLRLFVRKGYHGTSINDIMVEVGLTKGAFYSHFDSKGDLFLRLIEMFRDQFFDTMITQINEYDGNSLEKIHQIFNFLAKFGKDHTDLCVFLTFLSPELNTDIDFESELRRIYIDYQQFISRLIKQGIEEKVIKKELNPDLTALTFMALNDGVFNHWWRLNQNQLIDGEAYLQTFSSIFIEGIRS from the coding sequence ATGAAAAACAAAAACAACACTACGGAAGAAACAATACTGAAAAAATCCCTCCGGCTGTTTGTCAGAAAAGGGTATCATGGCACGTCGATCAACGACATCATGGTAGAGGTCGGTCTGACAAAAGGGGCCTTTTACAGCCACTTTGACAGCAAAGGAGATCTGTTTCTAAGACTCATTGAAATGTTCAGAGATCAATTTTTTGATACAATGATCACTCAAATTAATGAGTATGACGGCAATTCCCTGGAAAAGATTCATCAGATTTTCAATTTTCTTGCAAAATTCGGAAAAGACCATACAGACCTTTGTGTATTTTTGACGTTTCTTTCTCCCGAGCTGAATACGGATATCGATTTTGAGTCTGAACTTCGGCGGATTTATATCGACTATCAGCAGTTCATCAGTCGCTTGATCAAACAGGGAATCGAAGAAAAAGTTATCAAAAAAGAGCTGAATCCAGACTTGACCGCCCTGACCTTCATGGCCCTCAACGATGGAGTGTTCAATCACTGGTGGCGATTGAATCAAAACCAGTTGATTGATGGCGAGGCCTATTTGCAGACATTCAGCAGCATATTCATTGAGGGCATTCGATCATAA
- a CDS encoding amidohydrolase family protein, translating into MKSFLELNSKKKEDRLKQAEAFYGAIVDVHHHILPQAYLEALADSGVHQSIGVLFPDWTIEKDLKTMDRLGIKRAILSFSSPGANVPGIENARNLARFCNDFMAQTIKAQPGRYGAFATLPPLEDLSGALKELEYAMDELALDGVALSSNYDLKYLGDASFEPVHKALNARNAVVHVHPTDPPGVQFGIPAAVMDAPFDATRAAVSLICSGVMERYPDITFILSHGGGVLPYLSYRIGKMVPHIWKSFTQNAPKGFDKYLNQFYYDSAIVGPDAFPCLIKHAGASRVIFGTDYPFAGRAVPAECLEAIQNFTQISCQNRYEILEKNASALFPRLCKIKPPLAHPLQDRST; encoded by the coding sequence ATGAAATCATTTCTGGAACTGAATTCCAAAAAAAAAGAAGACCGGCTAAAACAAGCTGAAGCGTTTTACGGCGCCATTGTTGATGTGCATCACCACATATTACCCCAGGCATATCTTGAAGCACTCGCCGATTCAGGTGTCCATCAGAGCATTGGCGTCTTGTTTCCGGATTGGACCATTGAAAAAGATCTGAAGACAATGGATCGGCTCGGCATAAAACGGGCGATCCTGTCTTTCAGCTCGCCCGGCGCGAACGTGCCCGGAATCGAAAACGCCCGCAATTTAGCCAGATTTTGTAATGATTTTATGGCGCAGACCATCAAGGCGCAACCTGGCCGGTATGGGGCATTTGCCACACTACCCCCTCTTGAAGATTTATCCGGCGCTCTAAAAGAGCTTGAATATGCCATGGATGAGCTTGCGCTTGACGGCGTAGCATTGTCATCCAACTATGACCTCAAATATTTGGGAGATGCATCCTTTGAACCGGTCCACAAAGCCTTAAACGCTCGAAATGCGGTTGTTCATGTGCATCCAACAGATCCGCCCGGTGTACAGTTCGGTATTCCTGCCGCTGTTATGGATGCACCGTTTGACGCAACCCGGGCTGCGGTCAGCCTTATCTGTTCCGGTGTGATGGAGCGATATCCGGATATCACCTTCATCCTCTCCCATGGCGGCGGCGTATTGCCTTATCTGTCCTATCGGATCGGCAAAATGGTTCCGCACATTTGGAAATCTTTTACCCAAAATGCGCCAAAAGGCTTTGACAAGTATCTCAATCAATTTTATTACGATTCAGCCATTGTCGGCCCGGATGCATTTCCTTGCCTGATAAAACATGCCGGCGCATCCCGCGTTATTTTTGGAACCGATTATCCATTTGCCGGAAGAGCCGTGCCAGCCGAATGCCTTGAGGCAATCCAAAACTTTACACAGATCAGTTGCCAGAACAGGTATGAGATTCTTGAAAAAAATGCTTCGGCACTTTTCCCAAGGCTCTGCAAAATCAAACCCCCGTTGGCCCACCCGTTACAAGACCGGAGCACATAA
- a CDS encoding acyl-CoA thioesterase, which produces MDTQIKVRGYHTDLYQHVNNARYLEFLEEARWQLMETHLDVNAFTGGKLSFFIVNINISYRSPARVGDIIQIRSGLKKTGNKSAVIRQQILNKTTGTVSVDADVTFVIADTGGRPLKLEADLKDKVMQIPLFEE; this is translated from the coding sequence ATGGATACCCAGATAAAAGTCAGAGGATATCACACCGATTTATACCAGCATGTCAACAATGCCAGGTATCTGGAATTTCTGGAGGAAGCCCGGTGGCAGCTAATGGAAACCCACCTGGACGTGAATGCATTTACGGGAGGAAAATTGTCATTTTTTATTGTCAATATCAACATTTCCTACCGCAGCCCGGCCCGGGTGGGAGACATTATTCAAATCCGGTCCGGACTCAAGAAAACCGGCAACAAAAGTGCGGTGATCCGGCAGCAGATACTGAACAAGACCACCGGCACCGTATCTGTGGATGCGGATGTCACCTTTGTCATTGCCGACACCGGGGGCCGGCCGTTGAAACTGGAAGCAGACCTCAAGGATAAAGTGATGCAGATCCCTTTGTTTGAGGAGTGA